The Numida meleagris isolate 19003 breed g44 Domestic line chromosome 20, NumMel1.0, whole genome shotgun sequence genome has a window encoding:
- the LOC110386972 gene encoding centromere protein S, protein MAAARPRLSAGRETAAGRAMEAAGSEQRELLIQRLRAAVHYTAGCLCQGVAEDKGVLFSKQTVAAISEITFRQCENFARDLEMFARHAKRSTITSEDVKLLARRSNSLLRYITEKSEELASSNMEQKEKKKKSSAAKGRRTEENEAPVTESEDSNMA, encoded by the exons AtggcggcggcgcggccccgcctCAGCGCTGGGCGGGAAACCGCGGCCGGGCGGGCGATGGAGGCGGCGGGCAGCGAACAGCGGGAGCTGCTCATTCAG AGGCTGCGGGCCGCGGTGCACTACACGGCgggctgcctgtgccagggcGTCGCTGAGGACAAGGGCGTGCTGTTCAGCAAGCAAACGGTCGCCGCCATATCCGAGATCACCTTCAGGCAGTGCG aaaactTTGCAAGAGACCTCGAAATGTTTGCCAG GCATGCAAAGCGAAGCACAATCACTTCAGAAGATGTGAAACTTTTGGCTAGAAGGAGCAATTCTTTG CTAAGGTATATCACAGAGAAGAGTGAAGAGCTTGCATCAAGTAACATggaacaaaaggagaagaagaagaagtcCAGTGCAGCTAAGGGAAGGAGAACTGAGGAAAACGAAGCACCTGTGACTGAAAGTGAAGATTCCAACATGGCATGA
- the DFFA gene encoding DNA fragmentation factor subunit alpha, giving the protein MAGRLKPCVVRRGDGREQHGLAASCLRELRDKAGRALAIGEDRQPVTLVLAEDGTIVDDEDYFLCLPSNTKFVALAKDERWSGRSADGRWTWLSEPADEVDSGAERWRQLARQLKGDLSNIILMSEEDLQVLIDVPRSDLAEELAQSETKTQVLQDTLQQVLDRREEERQSKQLLELYLEALKNEDSVLSKVGEPESVPTKERDVVDTGTSSAGASARTALSDQTFAVLKEKPAPELCLDSQTLELVVKEDTQALAAALSWDKQKAKALQEACDQELSKRLQQVQALQSLRSTSRGKKALPCGDGLSSKRKK; this is encoded by the exons ATGGCGGGGCGGCTGAAGCCGTGCGTGGTGCGGCGGGGCGACGGGCGCGAGCAGCACGGGCTGGCCGCCTCCTGCCTGCGGGAGCTGCGCGACAAGG CTGGCCGCGCTCTGGCTATCGGCGAGGACAGGCAGCCCGTCACCTTGGTGCTGGCGGAGGATGGCACCATCGTGGACGACGAGGACTACTTCCTGTGCCTGCCCTCCAACACCAAGTTCGTGGCGCTGGCCAAGGACGAGAGGTGGTCCGGGAGGAGCGCAG ATGGCAGATGGACCTGGCTCTCGGAGCCTGCGGATGAAGTGGATAGCGGCGCCGAGAGGTGGAGGCAGCTGGCCCGGCAGCTGAAGGGTGACCTGTCCAACATCATCCTCATGTCCGAGGAAGACCTGCAG GTGCTTATTGACGTACCACGTTCAGATCTGGCAGAGGAACTTGCCCAAAGTGAAACCAAAACCCAGGTACTGCAGGACACCCTGCAGCAGGTACTGGACAGACGAGAAGAGGAACGTCAGTCAAAGCAGCTCCTGGAACTCTACCTTGAGGCcttgaaaaatgaagacagcGTCTTAAGTAAAGTAGGAG AGCCTGAGAGTGTACCAACAAAGGAGAGGGATGTGGTTGACACGGGTACCAGCAGTGCAGGTGCTTCAGCCAGAACAGCCCTCAGTGACCAGAcctttgctgttttaaaagagaaaccggccccagagctctgcttggACAGTCAAACTCTAGAG CTGGTGGTGAAAGAAGACACTCAagccctggctgcagctttAAGCTGGGACAAGCAGAAAGCCAAAGCTCTACAAGAAGCTTGTGATCAGGAGCTCTCCAAGCGCCTACAACAAGTGCAGGCTTTGCAGTCCCTGAGGAGCACATCAAGGGGCAAGAAAGCACTACCTTGTGGAGACGGGCTTAGTTCGAAACGCAAAAAATAA